The following proteins are co-located in the Theropithecus gelada isolate Dixy chromosome 19, Tgel_1.0, whole genome shotgun sequence genome:
- the ZNF567 gene encoding zinc finger protein 567 isoform X3 yields MDVMLENYCHLISVGCHMTKPDVILKLERGEEPWTSFSGHTCLEENWKAEDFLVKFKEHQEKYSRSVVSINHKKLVKEKSKIYEKTFTLGKSPVNSKNLPPEYDTHGRILKNVSELIISNLNPARKRLSEYNGYGKSLLSTKQETTHPEVKSHNQSDRAFSHNEVLMQYQKTETPAQSFGYNDCEKSFLKRGGLMTHNRPYRGENPSVYNKKRRATNIEKKHTCSECGKSFCRKSVLILHQGIHSEEKPYQCHQCGNAFRRKSYLIDHQRTHTGEKPFVCNECGKSFRLKTALTDHQRTHTGEKSYECLQCRNAFRLKSHLIRHQRTHTGEKPYECNDCGKSFRQKTTLSLHQRIHTGEKPYICKECGKSFHQKANLTVHQRTHTGEKPYICNECGKSFSQKTTLALHEKTHNEEKPYICSECGKSFRQKTTLVAHQRTHTGEKSYECPHCGKAFRMKSYLIDHHRTHTGEKPYECNECGKSFSQKTNLNLHQRIHTGEKPYICNECGKSFRQKATLTVHQKIHTGQKSYECPQCGKAFSRKSYLIHHQRTHTGEKPYKCSECGKCFRQKTNLIVHQRTHTGEKPYVCNECGKSFSYKRNLIVHQRTHKGENIEMQ; encoded by the coding sequence aagaaaactggaaagctGAAGACTTTTTAGTAAAATTCAAGGAACACCAAGAGAAGTATTCTAGATCAGTTGTAAGCATCAACCACAAAAAACTCGTgaaggagaaaagtaaaatatatgaaaagacatTTACTCTAGGCAAAAGCCCTGTTAATTCAAAAAATCTACCTCCTGAATATGATACTCATGGAaggattttgaaaaatgtttcagaattaATCATCAGTAATCTAAATCCTGCAAGAAAGAGACTTAGTGAGTATAATGGATATGGGAAATCACTCCTGAGTACTAAACAAGAGACTACTCATCCTGAAGTCAAATCCCATAATCAAAGTGACAGGGCTTTCAGTCATAATGAAGTTCTTATGCAGtatcagaaaacagaaactccAGCACAGTCATTTGGATATAATGACTGTGAAAAATCATTCCTTAAAAGGGGAGGCCTGATGACACATAATAGAccttacagaggagaaaacccatctgtatataataaaaagagaagagcaaCCAATATTGAAAAAAAACATACATGCAGTGAATGTGGTAAATCCTTCTGCAGGAAATCAGTATTGATTCTGCATCAGGGAATTCACTCAGAAGAAAAACCCTATCAATGTCATCAATGTGGAAATGCATTTAGAAGGAAATCATATCTCATTGATCATCAGAGGACTCACACAGGTGAGAAACCCTTTGTTTGCAATGAATGTGGTAAGTCCTTCCGCCTAAAGACAGCcctcactgatcatcagagaacaCACACAGGGGAGAAATCATATGAATGTCTGCAATGTAGGAATGCCTTCAGATTGAAGTCACACCTCATTCGTCATCAGAGAACTCACACGGGAGAGAAACCATATGAGTGTAATGACTGTGGGAAGTCCTTCCGCCAGAAGACCACACTCTCTctacatcagagaattcatacaggTGAGAAACCCTATATttgtaaagaatgtgggaagtCCTTTCACCAGAAGGCAAATCTTACTGTACACCAGAGAACTCATACAGGGGAAAAGCCCTACATttgtaatgaatgtgggaaatcctTCTCCCAGAAGACAACCCTTGCTCTTCATGAGAAAACCCATAATGAGGAGAAACCCTATATTTGTAGTGAATGTGGAAAGTCCTTCCGCCAGAAGACAACCCTTGTGGCACATCAGAGAACACATACAGGGGAGAAATCTTACGAATGTCCTCACTGTGGGAAGGCCTTTAGAATGAAGTCATACCTCATTGATCATCACCGaactcacacaggagagaaaccatatgaatgtaatgaatgtggtaAATCATTCAGTCAAAAGACAAATCTCAATctacatcagagaattcatacgggagagaaaccctatatttgtaatgaatgtgggaagtCCTTTCGCCAGAAAGCAACCCTCACTGTACATCAGAAAATACATACAGGCCAGAAATCCTATGAATGTCCtcagtgtgggaaagcctttagcAGGAAGTCATATCTCATTCATCATCAAAGAACTCATACGGGAGAGAAACCATATAAATGTAGTGAATGTGGAAAGTGCTTCCGCCAGAAGACAAATCTTATTGTacatcagagaactcacacaggTGAGAAACCCTATGTTTGTAATGAATGTGGTAAGTCTTTCAGTTATAAGAGAAACCTCATTGTCCATCAAAGAACTCACAAGGGAGAAAACATTGAAATGCAATAA